Within the Polaribacter pectinis genome, the region AAACCAATCATAAATTTGTTATTGATTGAAAAATCAATGATTTTATTAATCATAGAAAATGTGTTAATTCAGTTAAACTTTTCGATATAATTCGTAATAAAAATTAGAGTTATACGATATGAAAAGAACCCTTAGGTTCTAAATTGGATATAATTATCCTGTGAAAAACTGAATTACGCCCTTGGTGGCTGTAAAATTGAAGTAGTAAATTCTTTTTCTGTACCGTTTTGGTAGAAAAAATCTTGTGTAGAAAAGTAGGATGTATTAATATTTACGTCTACGAATTTAAAATTTATTGTACTAATGTGGCAACATTGACATATGCAAAAAGGAGAGCATAAGTCTGAACCTTGATGTTGATGATTACTGTCGGTTACCTGTGAAATTTCTGTTTGAACCTCATTATCAAGCGCAGTATAATCTTCGCAAGGTGCTAAATTAAGTGCTAAAATATAAATTGATAATATGAAGGTTAAATATTTCATTGTAGCAAAGATATAAATAAATTAATGCAATGGTTGTGCAAATAATAAAGCTCAACTAATAATTTTAGAAGAAGTGCTTTTTTATAAAAAAGCACTTCTTCTTTAAATAGTTTTATTGATTCATTTCCATAGAATGATCGTATTTACAACAACCAGGTAAACCCTCATAAGCATTTAAATCTCCTTCAACTTTTTCAGTATCATAACCAGAAGCTGCAATTGCTTTGTGAATTGATATTACATCTGTTTTACCTTCATCAAAAGACACTTTTATTTGCTTTTTATCTTTATCCCAATTTGCAGTTGCAACACCTTCAACATTATTTGTTGCTTTCTCAATTGTATTTTTACACATACCACAATTACCTCTTACACCAAAAGAAATCTCTTTCATTGCCATTTTACTAGAAGCTTCTATATTGTTTGTATTTGAATCCTTTTTACCCTCGTTTTTACAGCTAGTGAAAACTATTGCTATAATAACTACCATACTTAAAATTACTTTTTTCATTGTTTTAAATTTAATTATTAATTGACTTTATTACTCTAATATTTGTTTTACTTCACCACAGGATATCATTGCCTGACCATAATATGGATTGATTACTTTTTCTTCATTACTTAACCAATATGCTCCTTTATTATTATTTGCCATTGGGCAAAATTCTACAAAGACTTTTTTATTAATACCAAATAATTTAATTGTATTGATTAAATGTGAGGAAAGGTGTTTAAAATGGTCTCTTTGAACTTTGATATCTGAACTCTTTGAAATTGAATTGGCTGACGCTTTTATTTCTTTTTCTATAGTCATCCAATGATTATGTGCATTCTTATCTTTTAATTGTTTCATATCTACTTTAGATATATTTTCTAATATTATTTTTGATGTTAACATTGCATTATTAGCATCCTCATTAACCAATTCATCTTTTAATTTTATGTAACTATTAAATACTATTTCTATCTGATTTTGAAAAATCTTTGAAACTTTGATACGCTCATCCATTTTAGAATGGTCTTTTTTATTTGTTTTCGTAGTTTCCATTCCTAGATGCCCTTCGTGACCTGTCATTACTTTACCACCCACTTTATTCATCATCGATTTCTTACCTTGTAATTGTGCTGCTGCATCAATAGTGAAAACACCATTTGTTACTATTTCATCACCATTACTTAAGCCCTCTAAAACTTCATAATTATCACCTAGTTTTTTCCCTAACGTAATTTCACGCATTTCAAAAACTGGCTTTGATGTATCTGGTTTTATATAAACAACAGATCTTTTTCCTGTCCATAAAACAGCAGAAGAAGGTATGCTTACAGCATTATTATTGTTACCAGTTTTGTTTTTAATTTTAGCTTCAACAAACATTCCTGGTTTAAACTTATTCTTCTTATTATTTAAAACAACTCTTAATGTTACAGTTCTAGTTTTGGTATTTAAAATTGGGTCTATAAAATCTACTTTCCCATTAAACTCTTCATTAGCATAGGCATTTGTTGTAACCACAACTTCTTGCTCTTTCTTAAAGTTGTCTATTTGATTCTCATACACATCAAAATTACCCCAAACTGTACTTAGTTTTGAAATCTTTAAAAGTGGTTGCCCTTGTTTTATATAATCACCTTGCTCTACTAATTTTGCTGAAACTGTACCGGAAACTGTTGCATACACAGGGAAGTTCTTTATTACTTTACCTGAAGCTTCAATTTGGTTTATCTGCTTTTCATTTAGTTTCCAAAGTTTTAATTTATTCTTAACTGCCTTGTATAGCTCAGGTTGTGATTCTTTTAAATTAGCAGCCGTAATTAGTTCTTGTTGAGCAGCGTATAATTCTGGAGAATAAATAGTTGCCAAAAGTTGCCCCTTATTAATTTTTTCACCAGTAAAACTTACATTTAATTTCTCTATTCTTCCCGAGAAATAACTTACTTGAACAGCATTAGATTCTTCATTTTCTACAATTTTACCTGATAATTTTATAAAATTGTCTTTCTGATTACTATTACCAACCAATGAAGTTTGAATGTTTGCCAAAGCCATTGCATTATTTGATAACTTAAATTGATCTGCTAATAAACCTTCAGCACTACTTTCTGCAGGAATTAAATCCATACCACAAATTGGGCAATCTCCTGGTTCTGATTTCATAATTTGAGGATGCATTGAGCAGGTCCATTTTTGGTTTGTCTTTACAGTTTTATTATGATTGTGCTCAGATTCCTGAGTTGATGAATTACCAAATAGTATCCATCCTAATACTAGACCAATAGCTAATATTCCGATATAAATTGCGTATTTTTTCATTTCTAAATTGATTATTTATTTGTTTTTTTTAATATTTTTCTAATTGTAGGTGATGAGGTAAACCAGAGTAAAAACCCGCTTAAAACTGTGATTAATCCTAAAAGTGAAAAGACTCTTAAAACGATAGTATTAAAATTATCTCTACCCTCATAATCCATTGTGTGGGTCATCCATAAGAAATCAAACCATCTCCAACTTTGATGTCTAACTGTTTGAAATTTCCCATCTTTTATGGACACATATGCTTTTATGCTTTCATCATTTGCGTAAGAGATTACATAAGCTGGTAATAGTTTTTCTCTGTATTCGTGATGTTTTCCGGTTTCATCAATTAAATTGATATCTACTACTTCTAAACCATCTTTCATATAGTTTTTAGCAACAGACAAAGCTTCGTCTTTAGTAATATTAGTTTTTAAACTACCATCAATAGCATTGTATAATTGTTCTTTGTTAATCCAATAATATGGAGAATTATTAATGTCTCTCAGTTCTATTGTATTGATACCATTTTGAATTTTTAAATCTGATGGACTTATAAGATTATTAAATGCTTTTGATTGATACTCTAAATTTTTAAATTGGTCCCCGTGAATTTCGTCAATATCTGTCCAACTAAAATATAAACCACTAATCGTCCAAAATAAAAATTGAATACCTAAAAACAATCCTAAATAACGATGTGTCTTTCTAATTTTTAATGCGGCTTGTCTGTTTATCATTGTTATAATTTAATATTTCTTAACCTTAATGAGTTTACAATTACAGAAACAGAGCTAAAACTCATAGCTGCTGCTGCAATCATTGGTGATAGTAAAATTCCAAAAACTGGATATAATAAACCTGCTGCAACTGGCACTCCTAAAATGTTATAAATGAATGCAAAAAACAGGTTTTGTTTGATGTTTTTCATTACTGCTTTACCAAGGTTTGTTGCTTTAACAATACCTAGTAAATCACCTTTTACTAAAGTTACTTCACTACTTTCTATGGCTACATCTGTACCTGTTCCCATTGCTATACCAATATTAGCTTGTGCCAAAGCAGGAGCGTCATTAATACCATCACCAGCCATTGCAACTATTTTACCTTGAGATTGTAATTCTTTAATGACATTTAATTTGTCTTCGGGTAAACATTCTGCTTGAAAACTAGCCAAGTTTAATTGATCCGCAACATATTTTGCAGTACGTTTATTATCGCCAGTTAACATAATTACTTCAATACCTTGTCTTTGTAATTCGCTTATTGCTTGTTTACTGGTAGCTTTAATTGCATCTGTTATGGTAACATAACCCACTACAATTTGATTAATAGCTATGTAAGAAACTGTTTTTCCTTGTTCTTGTTCTGTAATAATTTTAGCATCAAATTCAGAAGTGATTTTTGCTTTTACTAATTCCATTAATTTTTTATTACCAAGAGCAATTTTTTTATTTCTAACTGTACCAATAACACCTTTACCCATTACAGCTTCAAAATCTTTTGATTCTAGCAGTTTTACACTTTTTGCTTTTGCAAAATTCACAATAGCTTCAGCCAAAGGATGCTCACTGTATTGGTTTAAGGAAGCAATGCCTTGTAATAAGTTTTCATCAAATGCTCCAGCAGTATTTATTACTTTTTCTACTGATGGTTTACCTTCTGTTATTGTTCCTGTTTTATCAGTAATTAACACATCTACTTTATTTAAATTTTCTAAAGCTTCAGCATTTTTGATTAAGACACCATTTTGTGCACCTTTACCCACACCTACCATTACTGACATTGGTGTTGCCAAACCTAAAGCACAAGGACACGCAATAATTAATACTGCAATAGAATTTACAAAAGCAAAAACCATTGCTGGTTCTGGTCCAAAATAACGCCAAATGATAAAAGTAATAGTGGCAACAAGAATAACTACT harbors:
- a CDS encoding DUF6660 family protein is translated as MKYLTFILSIYILALNLAPCEDYTALDNEVQTEISQVTDSNHQHQGSDLCSPFCICQCCHISTINFKFVDVNINTSYFSTQDFFYQNGTEKEFTTSILQPPRA
- a CDS encoding heavy-metal-associated domain-containing protein encodes the protein MKKVILSMVVIIAIVFTSCKNEGKKDSNTNNIEASSKMAMKEISFGVRGNCGMCKNTIEKATNNVEGVATANWDKDKKQIKVSFDEGKTDVISIHKAIAASGYDTEKVEGDLNAYEGLPGCCKYDHSMEMNQ
- a CDS encoding efflux RND transporter periplasmic adaptor subunit, with amino-acid sequence MKKYAIYIGILAIGLVLGWILFGNSSTQESEHNHNKTVKTNQKWTCSMHPQIMKSEPGDCPICGMDLIPAESSAEGLLADQFKLSNNAMALANIQTSLVGNSNQKDNFIKLSGKIVENEESNAVQVSYFSGRIEKLNVSFTGEKINKGQLLATIYSPELYAAQQELITAANLKESQPELYKAVKNKLKLWKLNEKQINQIEASGKVIKNFPVYATVSGTVSAKLVEQGDYIKQGQPLLKISKLSTVWGNFDVYENQIDNFKKEQEVVVTTNAYANEEFNGKVDFIDPILNTKTRTVTLRVVLNNKKNKFKPGMFVEAKIKNKTGNNNNAVSIPSSAVLWTGKRSVVYIKPDTSKPVFEMREITLGKKLGDNYEVLEGLSNGDEIVTNGVFTIDAAAQLQGKKSMMNKVGGKVMTGHEGHLGMETTKTNKKDHSKMDERIKVSKIFQNQIEIVFNSYIKLKDELVNEDANNAMLTSKIILENISKVDMKQLKDKNAHNHWMTIEKEIKASANSISKSSDIKVQRDHFKHLSSHLINTIKLFGINKKVFVEFCPMANNNKGAYWLSNEEKVINPYYGQAMISCGEVKQILE
- a CDS encoding PepSY domain-containing protein — encoded protein: MINRQAALKIRKTHRYLGLFLGIQFLFWTISGLYFSWTDIDEIHGDQFKNLEYQSKAFNNLISPSDLKIQNGINTIELRDINNSPYYWINKEQLYNAIDGSLKTNITKDEALSVAKNYMKDGLEVVDINLIDETGKHHEYREKLLPAYVISYANDESIKAYVSIKDGKFQTVRHQSWRWFDFLWMTHTMDYEGRDNFNTIVLRVFSLLGLITVLSGFLLWFTSSPTIRKILKKTNK